One genomic window of Medicago truncatula cultivar Jemalong A17 chromosome 1, MtrunA17r5.0-ANR, whole genome shotgun sequence includes the following:
- the LOC112418579 gene encoding uncharacterized protein, with amino-acid sequence MGGLSFKEAYEYHGNVGQNISWAKNIWNSAIPPSKSTMIWRTIHCKLPTDENLIMRGCQIPSMCSLCSKNQETISHLFLECTFATAIWNWLESIIKVHCKFSSIQEAIQICQRNWSPLCKTVVLAAVINIINIVLFCRNQQRFNNKRITVRAAINLIISATALTGNNSNSAANSSISDFVLLNAFSVKINYGNAPKIKEIIWQPPVFEWIKCNIDGAAVGNPGPASCGGIYRDNNGKFLGAFAYNLGVTNSLNAELNGAMCAIELAAQKGWGHIWLETYSTLVTLDFKNKKIVPCHLRNRWENCIHLITSMSFFVTHIYREGNHCADQLANIGLALNTSFWWDSLPHQIREAYTRIG; translated from the coding sequence ATGGGGGGTCTTTCTTTTAAGGAGGCCTATGAGTATCACGGCAATGTGGGTCAAAATATATCTTGGGCAAAAAATATCTGGAATTCTGCTATTCCTCCATCCAAATCCACAATGATCTGGAGAACCATACATTGCAAGTTACCAACAGATGAGAACCTTATAATGAGAGGATGCCAAATTCCTTCTATGTGCAGCTTATGTAGCAAGAATCAAGAAACAATTTCTCATCTATTTTTGGAGTGTACCTTTGCTACAGCTATATGGAACTGGCTTGAATCTATTATCAAAGTGCATTGCAAGTTTTCATCAATTCAGGAAGCTATTCAAATTTGTCAGAGAAACTGGTCTCCTCTTTGCAAGACGGTGGTTCTTGCAGCTGTGATCAATATTATAAACATCGTTTTGTTTTGTAGGAATCAACAAAGATTTAACAACAAAAGAATTACTGTGAGAGCAGCTATCAATCTCATTATCTCAGCTACAGCTTTAACAGGAAACAACTCAAATAGCGCTGCTAATTCATCCATCTCTGATTTTGTGCTTTTAAATGCATTCTCAGTCAAAATCAACTATGGAAACGCACCCAAAATCAAGGAAATCATATGGCAACCACCGGTTTTTGAGTGGATCAAATGCAACATTGATGGAGCAGCTGTAGGAAATCCGGGACCTGCTTCTTGTGGAGGTATATATAGAGACAATAATGGTAAATTTCTGGGagcttttgcttataatttgggtgTCACAAACTCTCTTAACGCTGAACTGAATGGAGCAATGTGCGCTATTGAATTAGCAGCTCAAAAAGGTTGGGGTCATATTTGGCTGGAAACTTATTCCACTTTGGTAACATTAGatttcaagaacaaaaaaattgtgCCTTGCCATCTCAGAAACCGATGGGAGAACTGCATTCACTTGATCACTTCTATGTCATTTTTTGTTACACACATATATAGGGAAGGGAACCATTGTGCTGATCAACTTGCAAACATAGGGCTTGCTTTGAATACATCATTTTGGTGGGACAGCTTGCCACATCAAATTAGGGAAGCTTATACTAGAATAGGTTAG
- the LOC25483558 gene encoding zinc finger protein 8, translating into MDKKIIERETHDLMNVESFSQLPFIRPPPTNKEKGIRLFGIEFGGGATEDESSESPETTNNNNNINSFEVDNNNNNKDNNNNENNRRFECHYCCRNFPTSQALGGHQNAHKRERQHAKRQHLQSTMVHATTFSDPHLYHHHHQQQHPLYRFTSSSPSSLSSSPSYPTWNTNSTRFYNHPTTSSYSQQQPINGSPLAFWRIPNGTVQSNPSFNHERPLPLLASEERSNLWHSGQGVPSSSSASHNRYVYDSKRNDHVSLDLHL; encoded by the coding sequence ATggacaaaaaaatcattgaaagaGAAACTCATGACTTAATGAATGTTGAGTCATTCTCTCAACTTCCCTTCATCCGTCCTCCTCCTACTAACAAAGAGAAAGGCATCCGCCTCTTCGGTATCGAATTCGGTGGTGGCGCCACCGAAGACGAGTCCTCTGAGTCTCCGgaaacaaccaacaacaacaataacattaaCTCGTTCGAGgttgacaacaacaacaacaacaaagacaacaacaataacGAAAACAACAGAAGATTTGAATGTCATTACTGTTGTAGAAACTTTCCTACTTCACAAGCCTTAGGTGGTCATCAAAACGCACACAAAAGAGAACGTCAACACGCAAAACGACAACACCTTCAATCAACTATGGTACATGCTACTACTTTCTCTGATCCACATCTctaccatcatcatcatcaacaacagcaTCCTCTTTATAGATtcacatcatcatcaccatcatcattatcatcttCACCTTCTTATCCAACATGGAACACAAACTCAACTAGGTTCTATAACCATCCAACAACTTCTTCTTACTCTCAACAACAACCTATCAATGGTAGTCCTTTAGCTTTTTGGCGTATCCCAAATGGCACAGTTCAGAGTAACCCTAGTTTCAACCATGAACGTCCTTTACCTTTGCTTGCTTCTGAGGAAAGATCAAATTTGTGGCATAGTGGACAAGGAgtaccttcttcttcttctgcttcgCATAATCGTTACGTTTATGACTCTAAACGTAACGACCATGTTAGTTTGGATCTTCATCTCTAA